The DNA region CCGAATGGTGTTGGCCGAGCCGTCGGCGTACGCATAGTTCGTGCTCCACGAGTAGATAAACGCTGGGTAATCGTCGGTCTCCGTCGTCAGTTGAGCGAATGAATTGTAGGAGAAGTAGACGCCGGTAACAAGGTTCCCGCCGCCCACGACGGGGGTGCTGTAGTTCTCCACGCTGGCCAGCATGCCGCGGACCTCGTAGGTCCGCTCGATCCGCTGCACCGTACCATCGATGGCATGTCCACCGCTGCTGGAGCTGCTCGAGCTGGCCAGGAAGGAGATCACGCGGTCGTGAATCAGCCGGCCCAGCAGGTCGAAATCGTAGGCATGCACCACCCCGCGCTGGTCGGTAAGCTGCTTGACTTGCGACTGGCGATTATAGAGATAGCTCAGCCTGTCGCTCGACGAATCGGGATAGACCACCGAGACGACCAGATCGTTTCGCGCGATGTCGGAGGCGGCCAGCGTGCTGCCGTAGTTATAGGTCGTGACCTGATTGCCGGTGGCGGAGTTGACCGCGGTCACGGTGGCAATCAGGCTGTCGGGCGTGTAGCTCCACTCGGTCGTATTGTTCTTGTCGTCCGAGACGGGGAGGTTGGACGATGACGAACTGCTCGAGCTGCTGGAACTGCCGGCGGGGTTGACGACGAGCTGCGTCTTGCGGCCGGCGTCGTCGAAGGTGAGCAGGCTGACCAGGCCCGCCGGGTCAATCGATTCGTAGGCTTCCCCGCGACTGTTGTAGAGCGTCGAGCTGACGAGCACGGTGTCGGCACGCGCCGGAATGGTCGCCGAACGCGTGAAGGTGGCGTCACCGTTGGTGCCGTAGTTCGCTTGCGCCTGCTGGCGGCCAATTGCGTCCGGATAGATGGCGACATAAGTGACCCGAGCCTGTGGCTGGCTGCCGCCGGGATAGGTAAGCGAACCGGTGCCGGTGGCGTTGTGGAACCGCTGGCGGAAGGCCGTCTGGATCACGTTGCTGGCGGCGTCATGGGTCATTTCGGTCTGCTCTACGATCGTGTCGTCCGTCACGCTGGAGGCGCTGGCATAGCTCGATTCGCCAGCGCTCAGATCGTAGCCAACGTATCGTGTCGTCTCTCGGCCCAGATTGTCCAACACGTGCTTGGTGAAGGTGTTAGCGCCCGAAGGAAGCTGCTTGATGACGTTGCCCGCCGGATCAAACCAGGAATTGTCGGTCAGGCTGTTGCCGACCGTGCCCGTGCTGGGATCGACGGCGTAACGCACCGACTGGTAGACGCGGCCGCGATTGTCGTAGAGCGTCTGGCTGCTGGCAATGAGGTTGTTCGTGCTTTGGTCATAGTGATCGACCTGCGTCACGCGGTCGAGGGTGTCGAAGGCGTTGACGGTATAATAATCTTGCGGCGCGGTGGCCTGTGTCTGGCGATCGCGCCAGTCGTATTGGAACGTCCAGACGCGGTCGTCGGCCGAATTGGCATCGACGGGCAACGTCTGCTTGGTGAGGTTGCCGTCGCCGCCGCCCGAGCCGCCGTCGTAGACGTTGACCTGCACGGCCAGCATGTTGTTGCCCGATGCTCCGCCGCCGGTCGGATCGCTATCGGTGGCGCCGGTGTCGTTGGTGCCGACGTAAACCGAGAGCACGAGATTGCGCGGGTCGTGGACCATCCGCGTGATCGTGCCGCCCGGCGAAACGGCCTTGTTTTGGCGGCCCATGCCGTCGTAAGCGAAATCGGTCTCGTTATAGTTGACGCCTTTGGAGCCGCTGCCGCTCGCGGGGATGGCATAATAGACCTGGACTCAGGCCCCTGTTATCGAGACACATGGACCAAATATCAGGTTGTGGTGACGCGGGCCGGGGGATCGACTTTTTTCCTGCCATAGACCGGCTTTGCCCCGGCGGCCGCGCGGCGGCGGCGATCCTTGCATTTCGCTTTGCCACCAGCTTTAGCGATTGTCCTCATTTTGACCCGCCTGAAGGAGTACGTCCGCTTTCATCGACGAACTGTTCGCGCAGTTTGCGCAGCGCGCGGACCCAGCGCATGCGTACCGTGGCGGGCGCGCAACCGAGTTGCTCGGCGATCTGTTCGTGGCTGAGTTGCTCGAAATGCCGCAAACGAATGAGTTGCTGGTCGCCGGGCGACAGGTTTTCGATGGCCTTGGCCAATAGCAGTGACGCTTCGTTGGTGGCCGCTTGTTCGGCCGGGGTCGGCTGACCACCGCCGGCCAACGATTCAATTCGCGAATCGGTCAGGTCCAGCTCGCTTTGCAGACGCTCACCGCCGCAACCACGCTTTTGTGTGCCAAAGCGCGAACGGCCCTGTTGCAAGACAACCCGCCGCAGGATCGCTCTCAGCCATGCCAGACGTTCGGCCTGCGTCGTGCCGCGAAAGCCGTGCAAACCTCGCCAGGCATCGAGCAGGGTTTGCTGAACGATGTCCGACGCCTCGACCCGCCCACGCAAGCTGGCGGGTAGCTCACGCTCCGCGACCATCTTCAGCCACGGCCGCAGCGGGCCGATCGACCAACTGGACGAAAGCTCGCATTCCGCGCGGAGCACCTCATCCGGCACGACTTCGTCAGGCATGGGTTCCTCGCGGTCGAATACGTTTGGCGAGAAATTGTACAAGCCTCCAAGTTAGGTATAATTGTGGAAGCATTACGATCAGCGCCATGAACATGCCGGCGAGAAAATCGTCCCAGCCTAACCGGTAGCGAACGTCGTCGGCCGCCAGCAGCGCCGGAATCCATTGCAACGCCGCCGTGACGCCCGCCGCCAGGGCCAGCGCCAAGAAGAGCGGCCAAACGCGTCGCTCGACGACGCACCGCACCACGAAGGCCGCCGCGATGACGACCATCGTGCCTGTAAACAAAACGACGAACCATGGCTCCTGGGCCGAATCGCCGCCCGACTCGTTGCCCGCCAGCATCGTCCGCCAGGTCATCACGCAGGCCAGCGCGGCCAAGGGCGCCAGCGACAATTGGGCCAGCGAGAAGCGGCGCTTTCGAATCAGCCAATGGACGCCCGCCAGCGGGAGGACAAAGGCAAACAGGCTCTGCACTCCCGCTCGCGTCATGTTTGCGACGAGGTTCGTCAACGTCCGATCGGAATTATTCAGGGGCGAGAAAACTGGGGCTCTCCAGTGGCGCGGATCGTGTGCGGCCGACGCCGAAAGCGGTGCCGGCGTGGCTGTGGCCGACGGCGATACTTCGCCCGTCGCTGTGCTGCCGGGCGAAACGAACCGCACCCCGTCGCGCTGCTGCTGGACGAGATGCGGCGTGGCGCCCTCGATCAACAGCGTCGGGCCTTCGGCCACGAACTCGGGGCGGTCGTTGAGTTCGACTCGCGGAACGCCGTAAACAGTCCGGCCCGTGGAAACATCGAGCAGTGTGTCCGATGCGTCTGACCTCCAGATCATGTACTTCGGATCAGCCGTGGCAATCAGCGATTGGCGTCCCGCGGCCGGCGGCCGCGTTTTCCGCCACGCGACCGCGTCCGGATTGCCGCGATAGCAGGTCAGCGAACCGCCCGTGAGAACGATTCTTGCCAAGCTCCCGCCCGTGTCCGCTGCGGACGTATAGACCTGCAGGGCCTGGTTTTCCGATTTGTACGTGGTTGATACCCTCTCGTGGAGCCGCTCATCGCGAAGCTCGAGCCGCGAACATTTGATCGCGAGGTTGAACGCCGCATCAATTTGAGGAACAACCAGCGAGACGATCGGCGCCGCTTCGCCGGCGGGATGCACTTGCAGCGAGAGCATTCCCGGCTCGCTGGCCGTATAGACCAGGTTCCGCAACTGAGTCGGATACGTCCTCGCATCGAGCTCTTGCCCGGTGGCGAGTTGCAGGAGGCGGACAACCAATTGGTTCGCGCCGCGTCTGTCGACCAGTAGGAGGCAGGAATGGTCATCGTGGCACGGCGCCAACTCCATCAGGGGCAAAGCGGTGTTCCTGGGCCATTCGGAAATCTTTAGTTCGGTGGGGCATGACCACAACTCTCGGCCATCGCGGCCCGATATGGCCACCAATCGGACCGTATCGCCACCGGCGCCGCCGTCGGGCACGATACAGTCGGAGATGCCGTCGCCATCGACATCGGCCACGAGTAGCTTCACCGGATGCTCCGCGTGCATGCGCGGCGACAGGCCGCCTAAGAGGCTCTTTTCCCAAACGGTTTTGGCCGTTCCCAGAGCGATCTTCCGCAGGCTGAAGCCGGGGAAGCTGGTGGTGAATGGAACACGTCCTGGGGCGCCAGACAGCACGAAGACTTCTTGAGAACCGCCTTCACACGCGTCGGCATCATGAAACCCGCCCAACGATTGGTTCGCAAGCGTCGCGCCCACGCGGCCTGTCTCCGCATCAAGGCAGGTCCAGCGACTTCGCATACGGATCTGGTCTGAGGTCTGCACCAAGAGCCAATCCTGGTCCGAGAGCCGCAGGTGCCGCGCCAAAGGTAAAGTGCTGCCGCCGGCGATCGCTTGCCGCCAGAGCAAACGTCCGCTGGGAACATCCACGGCGGCGATCCGACTCATGTCGCGATCTGTGAGCAACACCCGCGGTTCGCCTCGAGCGTTGTGCCAACTCTCCAACACCCATTGGTAGCCAAAAACGAGGAGCTGATTGCTTTCGACGTCGATCCAGGCGGCGGACTCGCGGCCAATCTCGTTGGGCCCGGGCCGCTGCAGATAGTAGCCGGCGCCCGACGGCGATAAACGCGCAAGCGCGGTGAGTCCGTGCGCCGCCAGCGGCAACTCGTCCCGCTCGAGAGAGAACCGCACGGTCGTGCCGTCCAACCGCCGCTCGGGCGGCTCGCCCCAGACGATCGACGCTTCCACGGCGCCATCGGGCACGGCGCGCAGCGAGTCAATTTCCATCAGCCGAGTGAACTTGTCGACCTCGGCGATGATGGAGTGAAGAACCTTCAGGCGCTGGCCGCTGCGACCGCTGACCACGTCGATGTACACACTGACCTCGGCGCGCTGGCTGCGAATGGACTGCGCGCGATCGCGTTGCGTTTCGCCGTACAGCGAAGCAATCGCCACGTCGTCGACACCGTCGGCATCGACGTCGCCGACGAGGCAGATTCGCTCCGGCAACGATTCGGCACAACGGGCCCGCAGGGGAGCCTCCCATCCGTCGTCGCCCGTCGCTGCGTCGAGGCGCCGAATCTCCTTGCTGGCCTGAAGGCCGCCATCGCCCACGGCCACCAGCATGTCGTCGATTCCATCATGGTCGAGATCGACGACGAAAGGGAAGTCGCTTTTCTCACGCCCCACGCTGGCGACGTCGGTTTTTAATTCCAGCGACCTGCTCCACAGCGGCGTTTGGCTCTCAGATCTGAAAACGGCAAGCTGCTCGCCCGCAAAGGCCCCGAAGGCCCCGATAGTAGGCACACAGGATTGAACCAAGACGCCAGGCGATTGGTTTGCTCCCATCCGGAGCGTGCGCGGCGAGGTCACCAGTTCGGCTGCCGCCGCGCAAAGCGCCATCGGACCCCGCAGCCGTCCCGTGGCGACGTCCAACCGGCGCACCTCCTTCGCCGCGGTGAGCACGATGGCTTGCTCGTCGCCATCGTCGAACAGCTCGATCGACGGCGTTACGGGCAAGCGCCCAAACGGCAGGGCGATCCACTGGATGCGCCGATCTTGGGTGATCACGTTGCGTACCATGTTGGGGCCGCTAGACGGCAGCAGCGGTCGTATGTACCGATATTCGTCGACCTCCCGCGATTGGTATTCGAGCACGCCGGACAACGGCCAACGCGAACCGTTGGCCGCGCTGATGGGTGGCAGCGGCGTCGTCCAAGCGCGCTCGCCGTCACGTCCGCTCAGCAAGGTGATCTGCGGATAGACGGATTGTGGCGGCCGGACGGCCATCGATACCACAAGCACGTCGCGAACTCCGTCGCCCGTGTGATCGTGCGTCAACGCCATTTGCAGGATCGAGGGGAGCTCGACGGGTTTCTGATCGTTGCCGATCCAAGGCGGGGGAGCGTCGGGCGGAAGAGCGGCTTCGGCGCGGCTGACCCACAACAGGTTGCCGCGATGATCGAGCGCGGCCACGATCGGTTCCAGCCGGGCGGCCAACACGAAGTCCGCTTCGCCGTCGCCATTGAGATCGGCGGCGACGGGCATGAAACGCTGCGGCTTGGCCAGGTAGGGCCGGCGCGCGTGGCGCATGCCGGTGAAGCCCGCATCAATGCGATAGCTGAAATCGACGTTCCGAAAAAGTTCCGCGGTCGTCGTGATCTCGTCCAGCCGTAGCTCCGACACTCCGTGGCGGAGTTGCCGGTCGCCTTCGGCGACCACTCCCCCGCCACGGAGTGCCGGGACGACTTTGCCGCCGCCGACTTCACCCCGTAGGTTGTTTTCTGCGGGCTGCATCAGTTCCAAGCGAAAGCACTCACGTCCGCCGTCGGCATAGACCGAGAGCTGGCGGTTGTCCAACGTAAAAAGAAACGTGGTCCGTGGCTCGCCGTCGGAATGGATCTCGCTGATCCACATCCGGTCGACGTCGAGGGCGGGCGGAGCCGGCCGACGATCGACGTAGCGCGGACTGGCGACGTCGCCGGGATTCAACGGCAGGCGCGCGCGTTCGCCGAACCGCCCTTGCGCCGCGATGGCGATCTCGTATTCGCCGGCCTCCAAGGGCAGCGGTTGCTGCATCGGCAAGGCGACGGAGACGACTTCCTCGGCTGACGATTGATTCGACGGTGCTCGGCGGATGGCGGCCACGAAGGGTCCGCCGGCGGAAGTCATCTGCAGTTGGGCGCGGCGGCGGGCCGTGTACTGCTGATACGCCAGGCTCGCGACGCTGACGACGGCGATGGCCACGGTGGCGGCCAAGGCAGCCAGGCGCACGCGGCTGGCGTGGCGCGAAAAACGCCGGCTCCAGACGGTCCATGTCGGCAGACCGCGGGCCGCGATGGGCCGCCCGTCGCGGAGCGCTTTGAGATCGCTTAACAAGTCGGCCGCCGTGGCATAACGGTCGCGAGGCGACTTTTCGAGACACTTGAGCAGCACCACTTCCAGGGCGCGCGGCAATTTCGGATTGATGGCGCGCGGCGCGACGGGCTCCTCCTGCCGGATCTTCTCCAGCACCTCCAAAGGCGACGTGCCGCGGACGACGCTTTGCCCGGTCGCCAGTTCATAGAGCGTGACGCCCAGCCCATACAGGTCGGTGCGATGGTCTACCGTCTCGCTGGCGCCGGCGATTTGCTCGGGACTCATGTAACGCGGCGTGCCCATCAGCGCCTGCGAGAGCGAGAGTGTGGCGTCGACGTCGCGCCGGGCCAAGCCAAAATCCGTCAGCCAAACGTGGCCCTGGGCATCTTGGAGCAGGTTGGCCGGCTTGATGTCGCGATGCACGATTCCCTGCCAGTGGGCATATGCCAAAGCTTCCGCGGCGATGATGCCGATTTCGACGACTCGTTGCCAGCCGATTCCCGAGGGGTGCCTGGCGATCAACTGCGCCAGCGACTCTCCGTCGATCCGCTGCATGGCGTACCACAGCGTTCCGGGGGCCTGGCCGGTCGCATAGATCGGCACGATGTTTGGATGTTGCAGGCTTGCCGCGGTGGCCGCTTCGCGCAGAAAGCGTTGGCCCGCCGATCGATCGACCGTTCCCAGGGGAAGCAGTTTCAGGGCGACGACGCGGTCGAGCGAAATCTGATGGGCCTCGTAGACGACGCCCATGCCGCCCCGGCCGAGCTCCTTTAGCACGGCGAAATCGGATACGGCCGGCAGATCGGCTTCTACGAGAACGGCTTCGACCGGTCGCTCGGACAGGGATGCGAAGCCCGTGGCATCGATCGCCTGCATGACCTCCGTGTATTCGCGCAGTTTTTCGGCCAAGGCGGCGTCACCTTCGGCCAACTCCAGTAAATCAGGCGTTTCGCCGCCATTCCGCCGGGCCTCCCATTTCTCGAGGATTTCCGCGATACGCAGGTCAAGGTCCACGTCTTCACCGCGACCCGCAAGTTCCGGCGATTCCATTTGGCGTCTCCTTAAAGCATTATCGTCTCCAGTGTCCTAGATGCCAAGTTCCGCGTTGCGCAACCGTGTGATCGAAACGGGGCTCTCAACTTTCGCGCAACGCCTGGTCGAGATCATCACGGAGATCCTCGAACGCTTCCAGCCCGACGCTCAGACGAATGAGGTCGTCTCCGATCCCCTCGGCCAGACGTTGCTGGCGATCGTAACTGGCGTGCGACATGGCCGCGGGCTGCTCGATCAGCGATTCCACGGCCCCCAGGCTGACCGCCAGTTGAAAGAGCTTCGTGCTTTCGACCACCTTTTTGGCCATCGCAAAGCCGCCGGTGACTTCGAAGCTCAGCACGGCGCCGAAGCCATCGTCCATCTGCCGCTGCGCGATCGTATGGCCCGGATGATCGGCAAGACCTGGATAAAGCACGCGCTTGACTTTGGGGCGCGAGCGGAGGAACTCCGCGACGGCCAGCGCCGAGCGCGATTGCTCGCGCACCCGCAGTTCCAACGTTTTCAGCCCGCGGGAACAGAGAAACGAATCGAACGGGCCGAGCACGCCGCCCGTCGCGTTTTGAATGAAATACAGCCGGTCGTAGAGATGGCGGTCCTTGACCACCAGCGCGCCGCCGAGCACGTCGCTGTGGCCGCCGATGTACTTGGTGGCCGAGTGCATGACGATGTCGGCGCCCAACTCCAGCGGGCGCGTGATGGCCGGCGACGAGAGCGTGTTGTCGACGGCCAACAGCACGCCGCGCTCGTGGGCCAGTTGCGCGCAGGCGGCGATATCGGTGACCGACATCAGCGGATTGCCGGGGCTCTCGATCCACACGAGCCGCGTGCGAGGGGTGATTGCCTTGCTCACCGCGTCGAGATCGGAGGTGGGAACGAGGGAGACCGAGACGCCGCCGCGAACGATCACTTTATTGAGCAACCGGTAGGTGCCGCCGTAGATGTCGGCGCCGGCCACGACATGATCGCCACTCTCCAGCAACATCATGACGCAATGCGTGGCGGCCATGCCCGACGCGAATGCCAATCCGCCGCAGCCGCCCTCCAGCGCCGCCAACGTGGTTTCGAACGCCTTCCGCGTCGGATTGCCGCTGCGCGAATAGTCGAACTCGACCGAGGCTCCGGCGGCCGGCTGCACGAAGGTGCTGGCCACATGGATGGGCGGCACGACCGCTCCCGTTTGGCGGTCGGCTTCTTGGCCGGCATGGATGGCACGAGTGCGAAAGTGCATGGCGCAATTTTGGATTTTGGATTTTGGATTTGGCCGCTGCACTAACCACTAACCACTAACCGCTAACCACTAACCACTAACCACTAACCACTCAAGCCCGTTCGAGCGCCTGGTCCAGGTCGGCGATCAGGTCCGACGCGTTCTCAATGCCGCAGGCCAGGCGAATCATGTTGTCGGGAATGCCAAAGCAGCGGCGCTCTTCGGGCGAACACTCATAGTAACTCATCACCAGCGGTTGTTCGATCAACGACTCCACGCCGCCCAAGCTGGGTCCGATGCGCGGAATGCGCACGGCATCAACCACGGCCGCGGTGCGCCGCCAATCGGCGTCGCGGACCAGAAACGTCACCAGCCCTCCGAAACCGCGCATCGTCCGCCGGGCAACTTCATAATGAGCGTGCGTCTCCAGCCCCGGATAATAGACCCTTTCGATCTTGGGGTGGTTCTCCAGAAAGCGGGCCACCGCCAGACCGTTTTCGTTGTGCCGCTGCATGCGCAGCTCGAACGTCTTCAGGCCGCGCAGCAGAAGCTGGATGTTGTGCGGCGAATTGATGGCCCCCAAAATGCCCCGCAGCTTGCGGACCGGCTCGATCTTTTCCGCCGAGCCGATAATGACCCCGGCCAGCAAGTCGTTGTGGCCGCCCAGGTACTTGGTGGCCGAATGCAACACGTAGTCGATGCCGGCCGCCAAGGGCCGCACGTTGTAGGGCGTGCCCAGCGTGGCGTCGATCAGCGTTTCGATGCCGTGCCGCTGGCCCAACGCGGCGTAGCGCTCCAAATCGACCACGCTCAGGTGCGGATTGGTCGGCGATTCGCTGACCAGCAGGCGCGTCTTGGGCGTGATGGCGGCTTCCATCGCTTCATAGTCGCAGGCCCGCACTTGCCGCGTGACGACGCCGAACCGCGAGAGGTGCTTGACGCAAAACTCGCGGCTGCGGTGGTAACACTCGTCGAAGAAGATGACCTCGTCTCCGGCGTTCAGCCGAGACATGAGCAGTCCGACGATGGCCGCCATGCCGGTCGAAAACAGCAGCGCCTCTTGCCCGCCTTCCATGGCGGCCAGCTTGCGCTCGACCACTTTCTCGCTGGGGTTGCCGTAGCGGCCGTATTCTTCGCGCGGCAGCTTCTTTTCGATGAAGTCGATGACGGCCTGGGTGTCGGCGAAGGTGTACGTCGACGAACAAAAGATCGGGTCGCTGATGGCGTTGGCCGGCTTCTGCCGCTCTTCGCCGGCGTGAATCGCCAGCGTCGAAGGTTGCCACCGCGAGGGGTCGCCGGAGGAATTCGGTGTCATCGGACTGTCTCAAGCTTGCTGTCGGACCGGTGCGAGACAGCGACGACTTGCAAAAAAAACGCGGACCCGCTACGAGGGCGGTCGCGGCTTACACGAGCTGTCGTTCGATCGCCAACTTCAAGTGCGTTGCCGCAGGCAGACCTCCGTGAGGCCCTGCGGCGGACTGGCGATGGCACTTTAGCAGGTGAAGGCTGCAAGCGGCCGCAAATCCCAATTGCCCCTGATTGTAGCCGCCGGCTTCGGTGCAATCAAGTCTTAACGAACCGCGAAATGACGACAGGCCCGTACTTTTCGCTCGCATTTGGCCCGCGAACCCGTCATATGGTTTGGACTCTCGGTTTCCTGCGCGGTAGCATTACAATAGGTGCGTGGCGGACATCCTTCCAAAATACGCAAAACGCTACGGTCCAGCGGCGGATGGTGCCAGGCAGGCGTTTTCGCATTATCAGAAGCATCACGGGATTAATCCAATTCTTGCGAGCGAAAGACTTGCACGAAATCAAAGAACGGATGGGCTATCCAGCGGATAGAAACGTCGTTTTCGACCGCACGGGGAATGTCTACGACCCGGATAGTCTTGAGTGGATTGGGAGTTTGACAGCCGGAGGTGCAAAATGAGTTCATCGCAATCTGTGTCGGCCAAACCGGCAGTGGGCAAGAAGGGCCGATTTGAACATGCGTTTGCGATCATCCGCTTTGATGAATTTGCACTGCCAGATAGTTCTC from Pirellulales bacterium includes:
- a CDS encoding sigma-70 family RNA polymerase sigma factor; this encodes MPDEVVPDEVLRAECELSSSWSIGPLRPWLKMVAERELPASLRGRVEASDIVQQTLLDAWRGLHGFRGTTQAERLAWLRAILRRVVLQQGRSRFGTQKRGCGGERLQSELDLTDSRIESLAGGGQPTPAEQAATNEASLLLAKAIENLSPGDQQLIRLRHFEQLSHEQIAEQLGCAPATVRMRWVRALRKLREQFVDESGRTPSGGSK
- a CDS encoding protein kinase gives rise to the protein MESPELAGRGEDVDLDLRIAEILEKWEARRNGGETPDLLELAEGDAALAEKLREYTEVMQAIDATGFASLSERPVEAVLVEADLPAVSDFAVLKELGRGGMGVVYEAHQISLDRVVALKLLPLGTVDRSAGQRFLREAATAASLQHPNIVPIYATGQAPGTLWYAMQRIDGESLAQLIARHPSGIGWQRVVEIGIIAAEALAYAHWQGIVHRDIKPANLLQDAQGHVWLTDFGLARRDVDATLSLSQALMGTPRYMSPEQIAGASETVDHRTDLYGLGVTLYELATGQSVVRGTSPLEVLEKIRQEEPVAPRAINPKLPRALEVVLLKCLEKSPRDRYATAADLLSDLKALRDGRPIAARGLPTWTVWSRRFSRHASRVRLAALAATVAIAVVSVASLAYQQYTARRRAQLQMTSAGGPFVAAIRRAPSNQSSAEEVVSVALPMQQPLPLEAGEYEIAIAAQGRFGERARLPLNPGDVASPRYVDRRPAPPALDVDRMWISEIHSDGEPRTTFLFTLDNRQLSVYADGGRECFRLELMQPAENNLRGEVGGGKVVPALRGGGVVAEGDRQLRHGVSELRLDEITTTAELFRNVDFSYRIDAGFTGMRHARRPYLAKPQRFMPVAADLNGDGEADFVLAARLEPIVAALDHRGNLLWVSRAEAALPPDAPPPWIGNDQKPVELPSILQMALTHDHTGDGVRDVLVVSMAVRPPQSVYPQITLLSGRDGERAWTTPLPPISAANGSRWPLSGVLEYQSREVDEYRYIRPLLPSSGPNMVRNVITQDRRIQWIALPFGRLPVTPSIELFDDGDEQAIVLTAAKEVRRLDVATGRLRGPMALCAAAAELVTSPRTLRMGANQSPGVLVQSCVPTIGAFGAFAGEQLAVFRSESQTPLWSRSLELKTDVASVGREKSDFPFVVDLDHDGIDDMLVAVGDGGLQASKEIRRLDAATGDDGWEAPLRARCAESLPERICLVGDVDADGVDDVAIASLYGETQRDRAQSIRSQRAEVSVYIDVVSGRSGQRLKVLHSIIAEVDKFTRLMEIDSLRAVPDGAVEASIVWGEPPERRLDGTTVRFSLERDELPLAAHGLTALARLSPSGAGYYLQRPGPNEIGRESAAWIDVESNQLLVFGYQWVLESWHNARGEPRVLLTDRDMSRIAAVDVPSGRLLWRQAIAGGSTLPLARHLRLSDQDWLLVQTSDQIRMRSRWTCLDAETGRVGATLANQSLGGFHDADACEGGSQEVFVLSGAPGRVPFTTSFPGFSLRKIALGTAKTVWEKSLLGGLSPRMHAEHPVKLLVADVDGDGISDCIVPDGGAGGDTVRLVAISGRDGRELWSCPTELKISEWPRNTALPLMELAPCHDDHSCLLLVDRRGANQLVVRLLQLATGQELDARTYPTQLRNLVYTASEPGMLSLQVHPAGEAAPIVSLVVPQIDAAFNLAIKCSRLELRDERLHERVSTTYKSENQALQVYTSAADTGGSLARIVLTGGSLTCYRGNPDAVAWRKTRPPAAGRQSLIATADPKYMIWRSDASDTLLDVSTGRTVYGVPRVELNDRPEFVAEGPTLLIEGATPHLVQQQRDGVRFVSPGSTATGEVSPSATATPAPLSASAAHDPRHWRAPVFSPLNNSDRTLTNLVANMTRAGVQSLFAFVLPLAGVHWLIRKRRFSLAQLSLAPLAALACVMTWRTMLAGNESGGDSAQEPWFVVLFTGTMVVIAAAFVVRCVVERRVWPLFLALALAAGVTAALQWIPALLAADDVRYRLGWDDFLAGMFMALIVMLPQLYLTWRLVQFLAKRIRPRGTHA
- a CDS encoding PLP-dependent aspartate aminotransferase family protein, coding for MHFRTRAIHAGQEADRQTGAVVPPIHVASTFVQPAAGASVEFDYSRSGNPTRKAFETTLAALEGGCGGLAFASGMAATHCVMMLLESGDHVVAGADIYGGTYRLLNKVIVRGGVSVSLVPTSDLDAVSKAITPRTRLVWIESPGNPLMSVTDIAACAQLAHERGVLLAVDNTLSSPAITRPLELGADIVMHSATKYIGGHSDVLGGALVVKDRHLYDRLYFIQNATGGVLGPFDSFLCSRGLKTLELRVREQSRSALAVAEFLRSRPKVKRVLYPGLADHPGHTIAQRQMDDGFGAVLSFEVTGGFAMAKKVVESTKLFQLAVSLGAVESLIEQPAAMSHASYDRQQRLAEGIGDDLIRLSVGLEAFEDLRDDLDQALRES
- a CDS encoding aminotransferase class I/II-fold pyridoxal phosphate-dependent enzyme, translating into MTPNSSGDPSRWQPSTLAIHAGEERQKPANAISDPIFCSSTYTFADTQAVIDFIEKKLPREEYGRYGNPSEKVVERKLAAMEGGQEALLFSTGMAAIVGLLMSRLNAGDEVIFFDECYHRSREFCVKHLSRFGVVTRQVRACDYEAMEAAITPKTRLLVSESPTNPHLSVVDLERYAALGQRHGIETLIDATLGTPYNVRPLAAGIDYVLHSATKYLGGHNDLLAGVIIGSAEKIEPVRKLRGILGAINSPHNIQLLLRGLKTFELRMQRHNENGLAVARFLENHPKIERVYYPGLETHAHYEVARRTMRGFGGLVTFLVRDADWRRTAAVVDAVRIPRIGPSLGGVESLIEQPLVMSYYECSPEERRCFGIPDNMIRLACGIENASDLIADLDQALERA